The Coffea arabica cultivar ET-39 chromosome 3c, Coffea Arabica ET-39 HiFi, whole genome shotgun sequence genome contains a region encoding:
- the LOC140037903 gene encoding uncharacterized protein translates to MAMGQGMIDFWILKKAIPAYQDRIVAIDINEVTIDGSVDLRDWRNSIIEYLKDPSSSVPRNIWMKAVHYQLLYGCLYKKDQSKLYLKCLGKSEAYLTMLEVHEGICRGHQSGRKMMKTLSRHGFYSLTMMKDCIEFAKRFFKSQIHMPIQRAPTRDMEIIMKPWPFRCWGIDMIGKIMPSSSK, encoded by the coding sequence ATGGCCATGGGCCAAGGCATGATCGATTTTTGGATTCTCAAAAAAGCAATACCAGCATATCAGGATAGAATAGTTGCAATCGATATCAATGAAGTGACCATCGATGGCTCAGTAGATCTCAGAGATTGGAGAAACTCGATTATTGAATACTTGAAAGACCCGTCCTCATCAGTCCCCAGGAATATATGGATGAAGGCAGTGCATTATCAGCTATTATATGGATGTTTGTATAAGAAGGATCAGTCGAAATTGTACCTGAAGTGCTTGGGGAAGTCTGAAGCATACTTAACGATGCTAGAAGTCCACGAAGGCATATGCAGAGGGCATCAAAGTGGAAGgaagatgatgaagacactAAGTAGGCATGGATTCTATTCGCTAACAATGATGAAAGACTGCATAGAGTTCGCAAAGAGGTTCTTTAAAAGCCAAATACACATGCCAATCCAGAGAGCCCCTACTAGAGACATGGAGATCATAATGAAACCTTGGCCATTCCGATGTTGGGGGATTGATATGATCGGTAAAATAATGCCTTCTTCTTCTAAATAG